A genomic stretch from Acetobacter ascendens includes:
- the guaA gene encoding glutamine-hydrolyzing GMP synthase, whose product MSVDATPPVSPSKLDESLHHDRILILDFGSQVTQLIARRVRESGVYCEIWPFTADAERIRQFSPRGIILSGGPASVNNPDAPRVPDVVFEMAVPVLGICYGQQAMCKQLGGQVESGDHREFGRAFVDIVEDCALFRGAWARGGREQVWMSHGDRVVELPPGFRTVAVSEGAPFAVIADEGRRLYGVQFHPEVVHTPHGAALLKNFTHNVAGCSGTWTMAGFREMEIARIREQVGDGKVICGLSGGVDSSVAAVLIHEAIGDQLTCIFVDHGMLRAGEADDVIKTFRGQFNIQLVHRDASDIFLKALEGVTDPEIKRKTIGRLFVEVFEEEATKLGGAQFLAQGTLYPDVIESVSFTGGPSVTIKSHHNVGGLPDRMNMKLVEPLRELFKDEVRDLGRELDIPEIIVGRHPFPGPGLAIRIPGNITREKLDLLRKVDSVFLEEIRAAGLYDAIWQAFAVLLPVRTVGVMGDGRTYDQACALRAVTSTDGMTADVYPFDMGFLTRVAGRIVNEVRGINRVTYDITSKPPGTIEWE is encoded by the coding sequence ATGTCTGTTGATGCCACTCCGCCTGTTTCGCCTTCCAAGCTGGATGAATCCTTGCACCATGACCGTATTCTGATTCTAGATTTCGGAAGTCAGGTTACACAGCTTATTGCTCGCCGTGTACGCGAAAGTGGTGTGTATTGTGAAATCTGGCCGTTTACGGCAGATGCTGAACGGATTCGTCAGTTTTCACCCCGTGGTATTATTCTTTCTGGTGGCCCTGCCAGCGTAAACAATCCAGATGCCCCACGCGTGCCGGATGTGGTGTTTGAAATGGCAGTGCCTGTGCTGGGGATTTGCTATGGCCAGCAGGCCATGTGCAAACAGCTAGGCGGGCAGGTTGAAAGCGGGGATCACCGTGAATTCGGTCGTGCTTTTGTTGATATTGTAGAAGATTGCGCACTGTTCCGCGGTGCATGGGCACGTGGCGGCCGTGAACAGGTATGGATGAGCCACGGTGACCGCGTGGTGGAACTTCCCCCCGGTTTCCGTACTGTTGCAGTGAGTGAAGGCGCACCGTTTGCGGTTATCGCAGATGAAGGCCGCCGCCTGTACGGTGTGCAGTTCCACCCAGAAGTGGTGCACACGCCGCATGGTGCCGCATTGCTTAAGAACTTCACCCATAATGTTGCAGGTTGCTCTGGCACATGGACGATGGCTGGTTTCCGTGAAATGGAAATTGCCCGGATTCGTGAGCAGGTTGGTGATGGCAAGGTTATCTGCGGTCTTTCCGGCGGCGTGGATTCTTCCGTTGCGGCTGTGCTGATTCATGAAGCCATTGGTGATCAACTTACCTGTATCTTTGTTGATCACGGTATGCTGCGTGCTGGTGAAGCCGATGATGTTATCAAAACATTCCGTGGCCAGTTTAACATTCAGCTTGTGCACCGTGATGCTTCAGACATCTTCCTGAAAGCGCTGGAAGGTGTCACAGACCCGGAAATCAAGCGGAAAACCATCGGTCGCCTGTTTGTGGAAGTGTTTGAAGAAGAAGCCACAAAGCTGGGTGGTGCGCAGTTCCTTGCTCAGGGCACGCTTTATCCAGACGTAATTGAGAGTGTTAGCTTTACGGGTGGTCCTTCCGTTACCATCAAGTCTCACCACAATGTGGGTGGCTTGCCCGACCGGATGAACATGAAGCTGGTTGAGCCGCTGCGCGAATTGTTCAAAGATGAAGTGCGTGATCTGGGGCGTGAACTGGATATTCCCGAAATTATTGTTGGGCGTCATCCGTTCCCGGGGCCGGGTCTGGCTATTCGTATTCCGGGTAATATCACGCGGGAAAAACTGGATCTGCTTCGTAAGGTGGATTCTGTGTTTCTGGAAGAAATTCGCGCTGCCGGGCTGTATGATGCCATTTGGCAGGCCTTTGCTGTGCTGCTTCCAGTACGTACCGTTGGTGTTATGGGTGATGGTCGCACGTATGATCAGGCCTGCGCCTTGCGTGCCGTGACCAGTACAGATGGCATGACAGCAGACGTTTACCCGTTTGACATGGGCTTCCTCACTCGTGTTGCTGGGCGCATTGTTAACGAAGTGCGTGGGATCAACCGTGTAACGTATGACATCACATCCAAACCACCGGGCACGATTGAGTGGGAATAA
- a CDS encoding cysteine synthase A, protein MTENAVSTPHPGWTTLSADMPGAVGGTPLVRLRKASEATGCDIYGKAEFMNPGGSVKDRAALAIIEDAERRGVLKPGGTIVEGTAGNTGIGLTLVANARGYKCVIVMPETQSQEKIGFLRMIGADLRLVPAKPYRDPGNYVHVSRRLSEENGWVWANQFDNVANREGHRATTAPEIWQQMGGKVDAFTCACGTGGTLAGVALGLHDAVKRDGVTAPRIVLADPEGSGLYGWVKSNDLSVSGSSITEGIGQSRVTGNLEGSPIDDAERIPDPEALEIIYSLLGEEGLSVGGSSGINVASAIRTARKLGPGHRIVTILCDGGARYESKLFNPEFLRAKNLPIAPWLNK, encoded by the coding sequence ATGACTGAAAACGCCGTTTCCACCCCTCATCCCGGCTGGACCACGCTTTCTGCCGACATGCCGGGCGCGGTGGGCGGAACCCCGCTGGTACGCCTGCGCAAAGCGTCTGAAGCCACAGGGTGCGATATTTACGGCAAGGCCGAGTTCATGAATCCGGGCGGTTCCGTCAAGGATCGTGCGGCACTGGCCATTATTGAAGATGCAGAACGCCGGGGTGTGCTTAAGCCCGGCGGCACAATTGTTGAAGGCACGGCCGGTAATACCGGTATTGGGCTTACATTGGTTGCGAATGCGCGTGGATATAAGTGCGTTATTGTCATGCCCGAAACCCAGAGCCAGGAAAAAATCGGCTTCCTGCGCATGATTGGGGCAGACCTCCGCCTTGTGCCTGCCAAGCCTTACCGTGATCCAGGCAATTACGTGCACGTTTCACGCCGTCTTTCCGAAGAAAATGGATGGGTATGGGCCAACCAGTTTGACAACGTTGCCAACCGTGAAGGCCACCGCGCCACCACTGCACCAGAAATCTGGCAGCAGATGGGCGGTAAGGTAGATGCTTTCACCTGCGCCTGCGGCACAGGCGGCACGTTAGCTGGCGTAGCCTTGGGGCTGCATGATGCTGTCAAGCGCGATGGCGTAACAGCCCCTCGTATTGTGCTGGCAGACCCAGAAGGTTCTGGGCTGTATGGCTGGGTAAAAAGCAATGATCTGTCTGTTTCTGGATCTTCCATTACAGAAGGCATTGGCCAGTCCCGCGTAACAGGCAATCTGGAAGGCTCACCTATTGATGACGCTGAGCGGATTCCTGACCCGGAAGCACTGGAAATTATTTATAGTCTACTCGGGGAAGAAGGTCTTTCCGTTGGCGGGTCCTCTGGCATTAACGTAGCTTCTGCAATCCGTACTGCACGCAAACTCGGCCCGGGGCATCGGATTGTCACCATTCTTTGCGATGGCGGTGCACGTTATGAATCCAAACTTTTTAACCCTGAGTTTTTGCGAGCAAAAAATCTGCCAATCGCACCTTGGCTGAATAAATAA
- a CDS encoding DUF2272 domain-containing protein, with translation METRLSRKLTVALLAPLCLTACATQQPQPGARPTSSASTTNTWNTASGGYGYGGHVPDFATRNFEPFNRQDVVGIAMREWRLFGSPVNDDDPEQRPEPQVASVKPERAPGLWERVGEYWWIGMDPDMTETSWTGKHDANGRLTDFVHDGSYAWSAAFISYVMRVAGANSRFPYSPNHSTYINAAASGQSPILRAQDPANYTPKPGDLICVARGRSKDTIRFSSLPTSYGFPAHCGFVVAIGQNGQPFGRQISIVGGNIDDAVALTHVPTDTQGRLASPDGQSYDSRYPWAAMLEVLYDAEQEPTAGQ, from the coding sequence ATGGAGACGAGATTGTCACGCAAGCTTACCGTTGCCCTGCTGGCCCCTTTGTGTTTGACAGCGTGCGCCACACAGCAACCACAGCCAGGCGCACGCCCCACCTCTAGTGCTTCCACCACAAACACGTGGAATACAGCCAGCGGTGGCTACGGCTATGGTGGCCATGTGCCTGATTTTGCCACCCGCAATTTTGAGCCTTTTAACCGGCAAGATGTTGTAGGCATTGCCATGCGTGAATGGCGCCTATTTGGAAGCCCGGTGAATGATGATGACCCCGAGCAACGCCCCGAGCCGCAAGTTGCCTCTGTTAAGCCAGAACGTGCTCCCGGCCTGTGGGAGCGTGTAGGAGAGTACTGGTGGATTGGTATGGACCCGGACATGACCGAAACATCATGGACCGGCAAGCACGATGCCAACGGGCGACTGACTGACTTTGTGCATGATGGATCTTATGCGTGGTCCGCTGCCTTTATTTCCTACGTTATGCGCGTAGCCGGAGCTAACAGCCGCTTCCCCTATTCTCCTAACCATTCCACTTATATCAACGCCGCAGCTTCTGGGCAGTCTCCCATTCTGCGAGCACAGGATCCGGCAAATTATACCCCCAAACCGGGAGATCTGATCTGTGTTGCACGTGGCCGTAGCAAAGACACGATCCGATTCTCTAGCCTCCCTACCTCTTATGGATTTCCTGCGCATTGCGGCTTTGTTGTTGCCATTGGCCAAAATGGGCAGCCTTTTGGCCGGCAGATCAGCATTGTTGGTGGCAATATTGATGATGCCGTTGCTTTGACACATGTGCCAACAGACACCCAAGGGCGTCTCGCTTCCCCCGATGGCCAGAGCTATGATTCACGCTATCCGTGGGCAGCCATGTTGGAAGTGTTGTACGATGCAGAACAAGAACCCACTGCTGGCCAGTAA
- the ybaK gene encoding Cys-tRNA(Pro) deacylase: protein MDFPERATMSETIETPTTQFLTAHGVAFTLHDYDYVSDPGKIGLHAAAGIGIDQNKVFKTLMVEIDKKQIVCVAIPVHKKMDLKKVAALFGGRNARMLGAEKAEALTGFKVGGISPFGARTQVPVVLDESVLKLDTLYINGGGRGLVVALKPVDAIQCVNARTADVTVPDA, encoded by the coding sequence ATGGACTTTCCAGAAAGGGCTACCATGTCAGAAACCATTGAAACACCAACAACGCAGTTTCTGACTGCTCATGGCGTTGCCTTTACTTTGCATGATTATGATTACGTGTCTGATCCCGGAAAAATTGGTCTACATGCCGCAGCAGGCATTGGTATCGATCAAAACAAGGTTTTCAAAACCCTGATGGTCGAAATTGATAAAAAACAGATTGTTTGCGTAGCCATCCCTGTTCATAAAAAAATGGATCTGAAAAAAGTGGCGGCTCTGTTTGGTGGACGCAATGCACGTATGCTGGGTGCAGAAAAAGCTGAAGCCCTGACCGGTTTTAAGGTGGGAGGGATCAGTCCCTTTGGCGCACGCACGCAAGTGCCGGTTGTGTTAGACGAAAGTGTTCTCAAACTGGATACACTTTATATTAACGGCGGCGGCAGAGGCTTGGTGGTGGCGCTTAAACCGGTAGATGCCATCCAATGCGTGAATGCCCGCACGGCAGATGTGACCGTTCCTGACGCCTGA
- the mtnA gene encoding S-methyl-5-thioribose-1-phosphate isomerase, with the protein MQTSPSHGTCFMKINGTSFRSVWVDEKDQWSIHIFDQTRLPFSLDILRLTSVQDVAHAITSMQVRGAPLIGAVAAYGLALALRTDSSDTSLEQNAAMLAATRPTAINLRWALERMLNALRPIPPESRISAAYAEALRICDEDAAQNEAIGKHGLKLLKDLAAKKEKGQRLNILTHCNAGWIATVDWGTALAPIYMAHDQGLNVHVWVDETRPRNQGAALTAWELGSHGVPHTVITDNAGGHMMQHGQVDIVIVGTDRVTRNGDVANKIGTYLKALAAQDNKIPFWVALPSTTIDWRIADGIRDIPIEERAASEVTHIQGRMSDGQIGSVQITPDHSPAANPAFDVTPSRLVTGLITEKGCCPATENGLLSLFPNHT; encoded by the coding sequence ATGCAGACCTCTCCTTCTCACGGAACATGCTTCATGAAAATCAATGGCACCTCTTTTCGCAGTGTATGGGTTGATGAAAAAGACCAATGGTCTATTCATATTTTCGATCAAACACGCCTTCCCTTTTCACTGGATATCCTGCGGCTTACCTCTGTTCAGGATGTAGCCCATGCCATTACCAGTATGCAGGTACGTGGTGCTCCACTTATTGGCGCTGTTGCCGCTTATGGTCTGGCCCTGGCATTACGCACGGACAGCAGTGATACCAGCCTTGAACAAAACGCAGCCATGCTTGCGGCAACACGTCCTACCGCCATAAATTTGCGTTGGGCTCTTGAAAGAATGCTAAATGCCCTCCGGCCCATTCCGCCAGAAAGCCGGATATCCGCTGCTTACGCAGAAGCCCTACGTATCTGCGATGAAGACGCTGCCCAAAATGAGGCTATTGGTAAGCATGGCCTTAAACTTTTAAAGGATCTCGCCGCCAAAAAAGAAAAAGGCCAGCGCCTGAATATTCTAACCCACTGCAATGCTGGATGGATTGCCACGGTAGATTGGGGCACAGCCTTGGCCCCTATTTACATGGCACATGACCAAGGCCTGAACGTGCATGTGTGGGTAGATGAAACACGCCCACGTAATCAGGGAGCTGCCCTTACAGCATGGGAACTGGGAAGCCACGGTGTTCCTCATACTGTTATTACAGACAATGCAGGTGGCCATATGATGCAGCATGGCCAAGTTGATATTGTTATTGTTGGAACAGACCGCGTAACCCGCAACGGGGATGTTGCAAACAAAATAGGCACCTATCTGAAAGCACTGGCTGCTCAGGACAATAAAATACCATTCTGGGTTGCATTACCTTCTACAACCATAGATTGGCGTATTGCAGATGGCATCCGTGATATTCCTATTGAAGAACGAGCAGCATCCGAAGTTACACACATACAGGGGCGTATGTCAGACGGACAAATAGGCTCCGTGCAAATTACCCCGGATCATAGTCCAGCAGCTAACCCTGCTTTTGATGTCACGCCCTCCAGACTTGTCACTGGGCTGATTACAGAAAAAGGCTGCTGCCCTGCCACAGAAAACGGTCTCCTCAGCCTTTTCCCCAACCATACCTAA
- a CDS encoding histone — protein sequence MSETRTRRKPAAGKTVSKRKVATAAPKKRAPRAKVVEVEELFDFEEEPEAPKPRRAYVRKAAPRKAAEEKPVAPKTTTRKKTASAKAESKVAPKVTWRTKAKVEEVAEKPVRATKATRAAKAPAAATARKTAKPAKAEAAKPVRATRATKATTASKAVKPAASARGVPAQATRKRAVRAVEPAAKKKLSAVEKLRIVQEERRRKRYERLAAAAEAEKTAAKAPAARKTKARTTRRTRAS from the coding sequence ATGAGTGAGACAAGAACCCGCCGAAAACCAGCTGCGGGTAAAACGGTTTCCAAGCGCAAGGTTGCAACTGCGGCCCCCAAAAAGCGTGCACCTCGCGCAAAAGTTGTCGAAGTAGAAGAACTTTTTGATTTTGAAGAAGAGCCAGAAGCTCCTAAGCCGCGCCGTGCTTATGTGCGTAAAGCTGCCCCCCGTAAGGCAGCCGAAGAAAAACCAGTAGCACCCAAAACAACAACGCGTAAAAAAACAGCATCTGCCAAGGCTGAAAGCAAGGTCGCCCCCAAGGTTACGTGGCGTACTAAAGCCAAAGTAGAAGAGGTTGCAGAAAAGCCAGTGCGCGCAACCAAAGCAACGCGTGCCGCTAAAGCCCCAGCCGCTGCAACAGCGCGTAAAACGGCAAAGCCAGCTAAGGCTGAAGCAGCAAAACCTGTGCGTGCTACACGTGCCACAAAGGCCACCACTGCCAGCAAAGCTGTAAAGCCAGCAGCCTCAGCACGCGGTGTTCCCGCTCAGGCAACCCGTAAGCGGGCTGTGCGTGCAGTAGAGCCTGCAGCTAAAAAGAAACTTTCTGCTGTAGAAAAGCTGCGTATTGTACAGGAAGAACGTCGCCGTAAGCGGTATGAACGCCTGGCAGCAGCTGCAGAAGCAGAGAAAACTGCAGCAAAAGCACCAGCCGCACGTAAGACAAAGGCTAGAACAACCCGTCGTACCCGTGCGTCATAA